One stretch of Bacteroidota bacterium DNA includes these proteins:
- the rpmC gene encoding 50S ribosomal protein L29, with translation MKKADLSQLSTSDLKEKLAEEKNSLGKMKFGHSISPVESPMRIRNGRKTIARMMTELRKRELAEAKK, from the coding sequence ATGAAAAAAGCAGATTTATCTCAACTTTCAACCAGCGACCTCAAGGAAAAACTTGCGGAAGAAAAAAATTCGCTGGGCAAAATGAAATTCGGGCATTCAATTTCCCCGGTGGAAAGTCCCATGCGTATTCGCAACGGAAGAAAAACCATAGCGCGCATGATGACCGAACTTCGCAAACGTGAATTGGCAGAAGCAAAAAAATAA